The Teredinibacter sp. KSP-S5-2 genome includes a window with the following:
- the ychF gene encoding redox-regulated ATPase YchF produces the protein MGFNCGIVGLPNVGKSTLFNALTQAGIDAENFPFCTIEPNAGVVAVPDPRQDKLAEIVKPERTVPTTMEFVDIAGLVAGASKGEGLGNQFLANIRETDAIAHVVRCFDDPNVIHVEGRINPAADIEVINTELALADLESVEKAIQRYSKLAKGQDKDAIKMKALLEQILPHLNEAKPLRAFGLNKDEKALLKPLSLLTLKPTMYIANVEEDGFDNNPMLDIVTEIAGEENAVVVAICSKLESEIAELDDEEKAEFLEEMGMEEPGLNRVIRAGYELLNLHTYFTAGVKEVRAWTIPVNSTAPQAAGKIHTDFEKGFIRAEVVGYQDFVDHNGEQGAKEAGKWRLEGKDYIVKDGDVIHFRFNV, from the coding sequence ATGGGCTTTAACTGCGGTATTGTTGGTTTACCAAATGTCGGCAAATCAACGCTTTTCAATGCATTAACACAAGCAGGTATCGATGCGGAAAACTTTCCATTCTGCACAATCGAACCAAACGCGGGTGTCGTTGCGGTACCAGACCCACGCCAGGACAAACTCGCAGAGATTGTTAAGCCTGAGCGCACCGTGCCCACCACTATGGAATTCGTTGATATCGCGGGCTTGGTTGCAGGGGCATCCAAAGGTGAAGGCCTGGGTAACCAGTTTCTGGCCAACATCCGTGAAACCGATGCCATTGCCCATGTTGTGCGTTGTTTTGACGACCCTAACGTTATTCACGTAGAAGGTCGAATTAACCCCGCTGCAGATATTGAAGTCATCAACACCGAACTGGCGTTAGCTGACCTGGAATCGGTGGAAAAAGCGATACAGCGTTACAGCAAGCTCGCCAAGGGCCAAGACAAAGACGCCATTAAGATGAAGGCTCTGTTGGAACAGATCCTACCCCACTTAAACGAAGCCAAACCGCTCCGAGCCTTCGGCTTAAACAAAGACGAAAAGGCTCTACTGAAGCCGCTTAGCCTGCTGACGCTAAAGCCCACCATGTATATTGCCAACGTGGAAGAAGACGGCTTCGACAATAACCCGATGCTCGACATCGTGACCGAAATTGCCGGCGAAGAGAACGCCGTCGTCGTGGCCATTTGCAGCAAGCTGGAATCTGAAATTGCTGAACTGGATGACGAAGAAAAAGCCGAATTTCTGGAAGAAATGGGCATGGAAGAGCCAGGGTTAAACCGCGTAATTCGAGCAGGTTACGAGTTACTCAACCTACACACCTATTTTACTGCCGGAGTAAAAGAAGTCCGTGCCTGGACAATTCCTGTCAACTCCACCGCTCCTCAAGCCGCAGGTAAGATTCACACAGACTTCGAAAAAGGCTTTATCCGCGCAGAGGTAGTCGGCTACCAGGACTTTGTGGACCATAACGGTGAACAGGGCGCGAAAGAAGCTGGTAAATGGCGTCTGGAAGGCAAGGACTATATCGTCAAGGACGGAGACGTTATCCACTTCCGCTTTAA
- the pth gene encoding aminoacyl-tRNA hydrolase codes for MQAPSTPVKLIVGLGNPGAEYAHTRHNAGQDLVEELSRDYSEPLQDTPKFFGASCRIFIGTRDARLLVPTTFMNLSGQAVAALANFYKIEPEEILVIHDELDLSPGDVRLKRGGGHGGHNGLRDIISALGNNKNFARLRVGIGHPGNAKQVSGYVLKRAPQDQQIEIDNALSRAQKIIPFVVAGEWETAVRELHSSNPK; via the coding sequence ATGCAAGCGCCAAGTACGCCAGTTAAACTGATCGTAGGTCTGGGTAACCCAGGTGCGGAATATGCTCATACACGGCACAACGCTGGTCAAGACCTCGTCGAAGAACTCAGTCGGGATTACTCAGAACCACTGCAGGACACCCCTAAGTTTTTTGGAGCAAGCTGCCGAATTTTTATCGGCACCAGAGATGCTCGCCTTTTGGTTCCAACCACATTTATGAACCTTAGCGGACAAGCTGTCGCCGCCCTGGCTAACTTTTACAAAATCGAACCAGAAGAAATCCTCGTTATTCACGACGAACTGGATTTATCCCCCGGTGATGTAAGACTGAAACGTGGTGGTGGTCACGGAGGCCATAACGGCCTGCGCGATATCATCAGCGCCTTGGGGAACAACAAGAATTTTGCACGTTTGCGCGTCGGCATCGGCCATCCGGGTAACGCAAAACAGGTATCCGGTTACGTACTCAAACGCGCACCACAAGATCAACAAATCGAAATCGACAACGCGCTTTCCCGTGCACAAAAAATTATACCTTTCGTGGTAGCGGGAGAATGGGAAACTGCGGTGCGAGAACTTCATTCCAGCAACCCTAAATAA